The proteins below are encoded in one region of Levilactobacillus namurensis:
- a CDS encoding glycosyl hydrolase family 8: MQKLRLRVWLGGLLVAGGVCLGLWGQAAIPAQAKSTQAVTWYRQWKKAYVRGGQQKYVQTNDGHGASRVYSEGQGYGMLASVLAAKRGVKTHTTFNQLYRYYRAHRVSKTNPLMQWQQIKRKGKLTSVGSERNSATDGDLDIAYALILADKQWGSRKINYRQAARQLLVAIQRSEINPTTHLPMMGNWATTANDQRKLRTADLMTGYFRAFAKVSQKAQWTRTANQSQKMVKKLSAQHKTGLFPDFTYVTGKHLTRRSVRPNTIESATDNQVGYNACRVPWRLAQTYRLTHDATTKRALTKQLNFFQRRSKVTAVYTLGGRAVYTYQNAAFTAPVVTAARVLKRSTLQRKFAKQLPAKIQKHDYYSATLQMITAFA, encoded by the coding sequence ATGCAGAAGTTACGATTACGGGTATGGTTGGGCGGCTTATTAGTAGCTGGTGGTGTCTGTCTCGGATTGTGGGGACAAGCGGCGATTCCGGCGCAAGCCAAGAGTACACAGGCAGTCACCTGGTATCGTCAGTGGAAAAAGGCCTACGTTCGGGGCGGCCAGCAAAAGTACGTCCAAACCAACGACGGCCACGGTGCCAGCCGGGTCTACTCTGAAGGACAGGGTTACGGGATGTTGGCGAGCGTGCTCGCGGCTAAGCGGGGCGTCAAGACCCACACCACATTTAACCAACTCTACCGATATTACCGTGCCCACCGGGTCTCCAAGACCAATCCTTTAATGCAGTGGCAACAGATTAAACGAAAGGGTAAGCTGACCAGTGTGGGTTCCGAACGGAATAGTGCAACGGATGGGGACCTGGACATTGCCTACGCCTTGATTCTGGCGGATAAGCAGTGGGGGAGTCGGAAGATCAATTACCGGCAGGCCGCTCGTCAGTTACTGGTAGCCATCCAGCGTTCCGAAATCAACCCGACCACCCATCTGCCCATGATGGGAAATTGGGCCACCACCGCTAACGACCAGCGAAAACTCCGGACGGCGGATTTAATGACCGGTTATTTCCGGGCATTTGCCAAGGTCAGCCAGAAAGCCCAGTGGACCCGGACCGCTAACCAGAGTCAAAAGATGGTCAAGAAGCTCAGCGCACAACACAAAACGGGCCTTTTCCCAGATTTCACTTACGTGACGGGCAAACATCTGACCCGACGGAGCGTGCGACCTAACACCATTGAGTCGGCGACCGATAACCAAGTGGGGTATAACGCTTGTCGGGTCCCGTGGCGCTTAGCCCAGACTTACCGGCTAACGCACGACGCGACCACTAAGCGCGCCTTGACCAAGCAGCTCAACTTCTTCCAGCGCCGTTCTAAGGTGACCGCGGTTTACACGCTAGGTGGTCGGGCCGTTTACACCTATCAAAATGCGGCCTTTACGGCACCAGTTGTAACGGCCGCGCGGGTGCTAAAGCGGTCGACTTTGCAACGTAAGTTTGCCAAGCAGTTGCCAGCCAAAATTCAGAAGCACGACTACTACTCAGCCACTTTGCAGATGATTACCGCGTTTGCATAG
- a CDS encoding exonuclease SbcCD subunit D, with the protein MKFLHTADWHIGKKLHGYDLLTEQRDAYRQIKAIALAEQVDAVVIAGDLYDRALPSEDAVATLDEMLVDLNRQTKLPLLAISGNHDSGVRLGYGRQWFDSTRFYLRTQVGEGLDPVTLGDTQFFLLPYFEPFAVRQLFDDPEIRTVAQGMARLVQVMETKFAPDKKHVLVAHFFAAGSTHTDSETQVQVGGLNAVPVDLLRAFDYVALGHLHRKEALQHEPTIKYSGSPLKFSTSEAADTKGVWIVDTDTTPVTVTFKPLTPLHDLVVLRDSFEHLMDSDHNFGVGPDDFIAVELTDTTPIPNVMQRLKTRFPKVIELTRVNPLTVTLTQLDTRQVQNDPLALLQDFFEQTTQHPLDDQQLHWAKQALQRATKEDAK; encoded by the coding sequence ATGAAATTTCTACATACCGCCGATTGGCACATCGGTAAAAAACTGCACGGGTACGACCTGTTGACCGAACAACGTGACGCTTATCGGCAGATCAAGGCCATCGCCTTGGCGGAGCAGGTGGATGCGGTGGTGATTGCGGGGGACCTGTATGACCGGGCACTGCCCAGCGAAGACGCCGTCGCCACCCTGGATGAGATGTTAGTCGACCTGAACCGTCAGACGAAGTTACCACTACTAGCTATCAGTGGTAACCATGATTCCGGCGTTCGACTGGGGTATGGGCGCCAATGGTTCGACAGCACTCGTTTTTACTTGCGTACTCAGGTGGGCGAGGGCCTCGACCCCGTGACATTGGGAGATACCCAATTCTTCTTACTGCCGTACTTCGAACCCTTTGCGGTCCGGCAACTGTTTGACGACCCGGAGATTCGGACCGTGGCCCAAGGGATGGCGCGCCTGGTTCAGGTGATGGAGACCAAGTTTGCTCCGGATAAGAAGCACGTGTTGGTCGCCCACTTCTTCGCGGCCGGGAGCACGCATACGGACTCCGAGACGCAGGTCCAAGTTGGGGGGTTAAACGCGGTTCCAGTCGACTTGCTGCGGGCGTTTGATTATGTCGCGTTAGGCCATTTACACCGCAAGGAAGCCCTGCAGCATGAGCCCACGATTAAGTACAGTGGGTCACCGTTGAAGTTCTCGACCAGTGAAGCGGCGGATACCAAGGGCGTGTGGATCGTTGATACCGATACCACGCCAGTTACTGTGACGTTCAAACCCTTGACGCCGTTGCATGATTTGGTGGTGTTGCGGGATAGTTTCGAGCATTTGATGGATTCGGACCACAATTTTGGTGTGGGCCCGGATGACTTCATCGCGGTGGAACTGACCGATACCACGCCGATTCCTAACGTGATGCAGCGCTTAAAGACGCGCTTCCCCAAGGTCATCGAGCTGACACGGGTCAATCCTCTGACGGTGACCCTGACGCAACTGGATACCCGGCAGGTGCAAAATGACCCGCTGGCGTTACTCCAAGACTTTTTTGAACAGACGACCCAGCACCCATTGGATGATCAGCAACTTCACTGGGCTAAGCAGGCCTTGCAACGAGCGACTAAGGAGGATGCCAAATGA
- a CDS encoding matrixin family metalloprotease has protein sequence MNTTHRIKRRSILTALAATLLIAPVVTTGTVTTAQAASIKPSTSVLKKSNSYYKKHAKSLSKKYRLALSAQTALKKNGKAMVWVKTKDPKLKQSVKLAMDYWNHKLGKKEFTAGSKKHHTLTFSVSNTKPSKHDNSDAWWTPATKKVQVRQYFYDAALQDIALQMSNSLESAFDKQYGAAIMAQAQKNLAAQGITTTDPEYNNKLEQEEASVAHSLKAFQPVSQKLTAVSKSVAAQGRMYEYAGTIAHEFGHVMGLNHSPKHSDLMYYESGTSRVNSYTQVTSANGLKKYNPVTSTDKARAQLALKIYVAQHK, from the coding sequence ATGAATACGACACATCGCATCAAACGTCGGTCGATTCTAACAGCGCTTGCGGCAACCCTGTTAATCGCCCCCGTGGTCACGACGGGGACTGTGACCACCGCTCAAGCGGCTAGTATCAAACCTTCGACCAGCGTTTTAAAAAAATCCAACAGTTACTATAAGAAGCATGCTAAATCACTAAGCAAAAAGTACCGCTTAGCCTTAAGCGCCCAAACGGCTCTCAAGAAGAACGGTAAAGCCATGGTCTGGGTCAAAACTAAAGACCCCAAGCTGAAACAAAGCGTCAAGTTGGCCATGGACTATTGGAACCATAAGCTGGGGAAGAAAGAGTTCACCGCAGGGTCTAAGAAACACCACACCCTGACCTTCTCCGTTTCTAATACGAAACCTTCGAAACACGATAACAGTGACGCATGGTGGACACCCGCGACCAAGAAGGTCCAGGTTCGCCAGTACTTCTACGATGCGGCTCTGCAAGATATCGCTCTGCAGATGAGCAACTCACTAGAATCGGCCTTTGATAAGCAATACGGGGCCGCCATCATGGCCCAGGCGCAAAAGAATCTGGCCGCTCAAGGCATCACCACGACGGATCCCGAATACAACAATAAGCTAGAACAGGAAGAAGCTTCCGTCGCTCACTCCCTGAAGGCGTTCCAGCCCGTCTCCCAAAAGCTCACCGCGGTCTCTAAGTCCGTGGCTGCTCAAGGACGGATGTACGAGTACGCAGGAACCATCGCCCATGAATTTGGTCACGTGATGGGGTTGAACCACTCCCCTAAGCATTCTGACTTGATGTACTACGAGAGTGGTACCAGTCGGGTCAACAGCTACACGCAGGTCACGTCAGCCAACGGCTTGAAGAAATACAACCCGGTCACCAGCACCGACAAAGCCCGGGCCCAACTGGCCTTGAAGATTTACGTGGCCCAACATAAATAA
- a CDS encoding histidinol-phosphatase, which translates to MLTDELPQYFAKLNYLKAKYHHQIRILVGFEIDYIAEYSDWLAEQLAIYHRQIDDAILSVHFLPTPAGLCALDDSAPIFQQGVLQAYGSPLNVTKAYLATVQQAVNWQVPYKPHRYGHLLPHCQWSSSLSDRTIWEDPTTHQKLTAILNTIQTNGELINCHLPQPTPVSVPFNWIQIARQAHIPLVFDANAHCVNDVANGYANYLQAHDYL; encoded by the coding sequence ATGCTCACTGACGAGCTTCCCCAATATTTTGCCAAGTTAAACTACCTAAAAGCCAAGTACCACCATCAGATTCGCATCCTCGTGGGGTTCGAGATTGACTACATTGCCGAGTATTCAGATTGGCTGGCTGAACAACTCGCCATCTATCACCGCCAAATCGATGACGCCATTCTGTCCGTCCACTTTCTCCCCACCCCAGCAGGACTATGTGCCCTTGACGACTCAGCACCAATCTTTCAGCAGGGTGTCCTACAAGCATACGGCTCTCCGCTAAACGTGACGAAGGCCTACTTAGCCACCGTTCAGCAGGCCGTAAACTGGCAAGTTCCCTACAAGCCACATCGGTACGGCCATCTCCTGCCACATTGCCAATGGTCCTCCAGCCTTTCTGACCGAACAATTTGGGAAGATCCGACCACCCACCAAAAACTCACGGCCATCCTTAACACAATTCAAACCAACGGTGAGCTGATAAATTGTCACCTGCCTCAACCCACACCAGTAAGTGTTCCGTTTAACTGGATTCAAATCGCACGTCAAGCTCACATCCCCTTAGTTTTTGACGCCAATGCTCACTGCGTAAATGACGTGGCTAACGGCTATGCCAATTATCTACAAGCCCATGATTATCTTTAA
- a CDS encoding NCS2 family permease encodes MKTSNATASTRFLERTFHLSEQRTTVRQELLAGLTTFISMAYILFVNPSVLGAAGMDKGAVFTVTALTAILGCLLMAFLANYPIAVAPGLGDNAFFTYSVVLGMGIPWEKAMAGVFVASILFTILSFLKVREIVIDAIPSDLKMAIASGIGIFIAFVGLQGGGLVVANKSTLVAMGSLTVPTTWLTIFGVFVIAVLMAMRIPGSIFIGLVASTIVGLLTGLIKAPTHFMSLAPSMDPTMGVSIKNLPAMADPQMWAVVVIFLLVAFFDTAGTLIGLAQQAGIMKNNKMPRIGRALMADSLSMLAGSVMGTTPTAAYVESSAGIAVGGRTGLTALTTGVLFIFSLLFSPLLTVVTTQVTAPALIIVGVLMASSMRHIHWDKFEIAVPAFLTIVGMPLTYNISYGIAFGFLTYPILMTAAGRRKDVNLIMWIMLAVFIGLMYILNVIPKS; translated from the coding sequence TTGAAAACTAGTAACGCGACTGCCAGTACCCGATTCCTGGAACGAACTTTTCATTTGTCCGAACAACGGACGACCGTTCGTCAAGAACTCTTAGCTGGTCTCACGACTTTTATCTCAATGGCTTACATCTTGTTCGTTAACCCTAGCGTCCTGGGGGCCGCTGGGATGGACAAAGGGGCCGTCTTTACGGTCACCGCTTTGACCGCCATTCTTGGCTGCCTCCTAATGGCCTTCTTAGCCAACTACCCTATCGCCGTAGCACCCGGCCTGGGCGATAACGCCTTCTTTACATATTCAGTGGTTTTGGGAATGGGGATTCCCTGGGAAAAAGCGATGGCGGGGGTCTTTGTTGCCTCCATCCTATTCACCATCTTGTCATTCTTAAAGGTTCGCGAAATCGTGATTGACGCGATTCCGAGTGACCTGAAGATGGCCATTGCGTCCGGAATCGGGATTTTCATTGCCTTTGTCGGGCTTCAAGGCGGTGGCCTAGTGGTTGCCAACAAATCGACCTTAGTTGCGATGGGCTCCCTGACCGTGCCCACAACCTGGCTGACGATCTTTGGGGTCTTCGTCATTGCCGTGCTCATGGCAATGCGGATTCCGGGCTCCATTTTCATCGGCTTAGTGGCTTCCACGATCGTGGGACTCTTGACCGGGTTGATCAAAGCGCCGACCCACTTCATGTCCCTCGCCCCAAGCATGGATCCCACCATGGGGGTCAGCATCAAGAACCTCCCCGCCATGGCCGATCCTCAGATGTGGGCCGTCGTGGTCATCTTCCTGTTAGTTGCCTTCTTCGATACGGCCGGAACGCTCATTGGCTTAGCACAACAGGCCGGCATCATGAAGAACAATAAGATGCCCCGTATCGGTCGGGCCCTCATGGCCGACTCCCTATCCATGCTCGCTGGTTCAGTGATGGGGACCACGCCTACCGCTGCCTACGTTGAATCCTCTGCCGGTATCGCCGTGGGCGGCCGGACTGGTCTGACGGCCTTGACGACGGGAGTACTCTTTATTTTCAGTTTGCTGTTCTCGCCACTCCTGACAGTGGTCACCACCCAAGTTACGGCACCCGCGCTGATTATCGTGGGGGTTCTCATGGCTTCGTCCATGCGCCATATTCACTGGGATAAATTCGAAATCGCGGTGCCCGCCTTTCTAACGATCGTGGGCATGCCCCTGACCTACAACATCTCCTACGGTATTGCCTTTGGGTTCCTAACCTACCCAATTCTGATGACCGCTGCTGGTCGGCGCAAAGACGTTAACCTGATCATGTGGATCATGCTCGCCGTCTTTATTGGCTTGATGTACATCCTGAACGTGATTCCTAAGTCCTAA
- a CDS encoding PHP domain-containing protein — MLSIAALRSIHRQTWSGHNHTEFCPHGSGEDVERYIRQAIACGFKTYSVTEHFPLPQANAQPLQGHPPFNCYRRDAH; from the coding sequence ATGCTAAGTATCGCAGCCTTACGCAGTATCCATCGCCAAACCTGGAGCGGCCATAACCATACCGAATTTTGTCCCCATGGTTCAGGGGAAGACGTTGAACGCTATATTCGTCAAGCGATTGCCTGTGGGTTTAAAACCTATTCCGTAACGGAACACTTCCCCTTGCCTCAAGCTAACGCACAGCCACTACAGGGACACCCCCCATTCAATTGCTACCGCCGCGATGCTCACTGA
- a CDS encoding DNA-3-methyladenine glycosylase I translates to MTTRCTWAQSAPKNMQDYHDQEWGRPQHDNQVLFELLCLETFQAGLSWQTVLNKRPAFRRAFQGFAIAKVAAMTAADLERLLQDPAIIRNRLKLSAAIHNAQVLMDWPAGSDFSTWLWAFVGNQPIRHHWTSGDQVPATTDLAQHISREMKRRGFKFVGPTIVYSLLQAAGLVNDHLVTCDWAPENQHKEAEK, encoded by the coding sequence ATGACAACACGGTGTACTTGGGCGCAATCGGCGCCAAAAAATATGCAAGATTACCACGATCAAGAGTGGGGACGTCCCCAACATGACAATCAGGTGCTCTTCGAGTTACTCTGCTTGGAAACGTTTCAGGCGGGGTTGAGTTGGCAAACAGTCTTGAACAAACGGCCTGCGTTTCGCCGTGCGTTTCAGGGATTCGCCATCGCGAAGGTCGCGGCCATGACTGCGGCGGACCTGGAACGCCTGTTACAGGATCCCGCAATTATTCGCAACCGGTTGAAGCTAAGTGCCGCCATTCATAACGCCCAAGTCCTGATGGATTGGCCCGCCGGCAGCGACTTCAGCACTTGGTTGTGGGCGTTCGTGGGAAACCAGCCAATTCGTCACCACTGGACTTCTGGCGACCAAGTTCCGGCAACCACCGATTTAGCACAACATATTTCTCGGGAGATGAAGCGGCGCGGGTTCAAATTCGTGGGGCCGACCATCGTCTACTCACTCTTACAGGCGGCGGGTTTGGTCAATGACCACCTGGTGACCTGTGACTGGGCGCCGGAGAATCAGCACAAGGAGGCTGAAAAATGA
- a CDS encoding GH25 family lysozyme — MHKLLHRFGLGLAATAAALAVGVSLNTTTAQAAGKKVADISQYQGKINWSKASKDLKYAIIRVQHGSKGDKGYMVDSARNTNANGAYKHGVPFGQYMFAQFTSVKDAKQEAKDFYKRSNAHTKFFVLDEEQRMGSAKSSEQTYVNAWLKTMRSLTDKPLILYSGEYYANSHKLDFSKFDGSWIAKYSSVKPKVAGTSVDLWQYTSKGRVSGISGNVDLNKVLDKSTVNGWFKSAASKASYYQSVSGVTGVKTTKPIYQYSSVNFTKSARGSKVTKGSQLAVKAITKNSKNAYRFQLTNGKYITANQSFVTTY, encoded by the coding sequence ATGCACAAATTATTACATCGTTTTGGTTTGGGGCTCGCGGCAACCGCTGCTGCCTTAGCAGTCGGCGTCAGCTTAAACACGACTACGGCCCAAGCCGCTGGTAAAAAAGTGGCCGACATTTCCCAATACCAAGGGAAGATCAACTGGAGCAAGGCATCCAAGGACTTAAAGTATGCCATCATTCGGGTCCAACATGGTAGTAAGGGTGACAAGGGTTACATGGTTGATAGTGCCCGGAACACTAACGCTAACGGGGCTTACAAGCACGGGGTTCCGTTCGGTCAATACATGTTCGCTCAATTCACCAGTGTTAAGGACGCAAAGCAAGAAGCCAAAGACTTCTACAAGCGGAGTAACGCGCACACCAAGTTCTTCGTGTTAGACGAAGAACAACGGATGGGATCCGCTAAGAGTTCCGAACAGACTTACGTCAACGCTTGGCTGAAGACTATGCGGTCATTGACGGACAAGCCGTTGATCCTTTACTCTGGCGAATACTACGCCAACTCCCACAAGTTGGACTTCTCCAAGTTCGACGGGTCTTGGATCGCCAAGTACAGTTCCGTGAAGCCGAAGGTGGCCGGAACTTCCGTAGACTTATGGCAATACACCAGTAAGGGCCGGGTTTCCGGAATTTCCGGTAACGTTGACTTGAACAAGGTCTTAGACAAGTCAACGGTCAACGGTTGGTTCAAGTCAGCCGCATCTAAGGCGAGCTACTACCAAAGCGTATCTGGCGTTACCGGTGTGAAGACCACTAAGCCAATCTACCAATACTCTTCGGTCAACTTCACCAAGAGTGCTCGGGGTAGCAAAGTGACTAAGGGGTCTCAATTGGCGGTGAAGGCCATCACCAAGAACAGCAAGAACGCTTACCGGTTCCAGTTAACCAACGGTAAGTACATCACAGCTAACCAATCCTTCGTAACGACCTACTAA